A genomic segment from Frateuria edaphi encodes:
- a CDS encoding DUF6445 family protein → MSLFPTQMRPLPYRKPTEGRDYWVIDDALPDPMAVRERCLAKTDWEYGFPTTGEVWPGMRTMPALELDELAAIEAKVRHVTGAKKLWVGETEAGHKLNHNCVQVVGAVEGAVKPHTDSLNLCRYAAVLYLNPAVPDSCGTSFFRQRMPNGQLGGNMVAPPHRNLVDALGNRFVMPNAFAEDVRVAHRFNRLLVYKANIVHSASAYWGLEDMASKRMTAVFFWMA, encoded by the coding sequence ATGAGCCTGTTTCCGACCCAGATGCGCCCGCTGCCTTATCGCAAACCCACCGAGGGACGCGACTACTGGGTGATCGACGATGCACTGCCCGACCCGATGGCGGTGCGCGAACGTTGTTTGGCCAAGACCGACTGGGAGTACGGCTTTCCGACCACCGGCGAAGTCTGGCCCGGGATGCGGACCATGCCGGCCCTGGAGCTGGACGAGCTCGCCGCCATCGAGGCGAAGGTGCGGCATGTCACCGGCGCAAAGAAACTCTGGGTCGGCGAAACCGAAGCCGGACACAAGCTCAATCACAACTGCGTGCAGGTCGTCGGCGCAGTCGAGGGAGCGGTCAAACCGCATACCGACTCGTTGAACCTGTGCCGCTATGCAGCCGTGCTGTACCTCAATCCCGCGGTGCCCGACAGCTGCGGCACCAGCTTTTTCCGCCAGCGCATGCCCAACGGCCAGCTGGGCGGCAACATGGTCGCGCCGCCGCATCGCAACCTGGTCGATGCGCTTGGAAACCGCTTCGTGATGCCCAATGCTTTTGCCGAGGACGTGCGCGTGGCGCACCGCTTCAACCGGCTGCTGGTCTACAAGGCCAACATCGTGCACAGCGCCAGTGCGTATTGGGGGCTGGAGGACATGGCCAGCAAACGCATGACCGCGGTGTTTTTCTGGATGGCCTGA
- a CDS encoding isopenicillin N synthase family dioxygenase gives MKQVPTLDIRRYDTDRDAFVAELGAAYRQFGFCCISGHGIPRELIDGAYRAFEQFFALPADTKMKYHVPGSGGARGYTPFKVETAKDSRYPDLKEFWHVGREIPRDSKFADVMPPNLWPEEVPQFKPCGYGLYEALDQLGTRVLRALALHIDLPENYFEDKTDQGNSILRPIHYPPITQENIPNVRAGAHEDINFITLLVGASAEGLEVLSEGEWLPITTEGDAIVVNIGDMLQRLTNHVYPSTSHRVVNPQNENARKPRYSVPFFLHPNPDVVLDPLPQCVTPDNPSRYDTSLTSHEYLMQRLREIKLI, from the coding sequence ATGAAGCAAGTCCCCACGCTCGACATCCGCCGCTACGACACCGACCGCGACGCCTTCGTCGCTGAACTGGGCGCGGCCTACCGCCAGTTCGGCTTCTGCTGCATCAGCGGCCACGGCATTCCGCGCGAGCTGATCGACGGCGCCTACCGGGCATTCGAGCAGTTCTTCGCGCTGCCGGCCGACACCAAGATGAAGTACCACGTGCCCGGTTCCGGCGGCGCGCGCGGCTATACCCCGTTCAAGGTCGAAACGGCCAAGGACAGCCGCTATCCGGACCTCAAGGAGTTCTGGCACGTCGGCCGCGAGATCCCGCGCGATTCCAAGTTCGCCGACGTGATGCCGCCGAATCTGTGGCCTGAGGAAGTGCCGCAGTTCAAGCCCTGCGGCTACGGCCTGTACGAGGCGCTGGACCAGCTAGGCACACGCGTGCTGCGCGCGCTGGCGCTGCACATCGACTTGCCCGAGAACTATTTCGAGGACAAGACCGACCAGGGCAACTCGATCCTGCGGCCGATCCACTACCCGCCGATCACCCAGGAAAACATCCCCAACGTGCGCGCCGGTGCCCACGAGGACATCAACTTCATCACCCTGCTGGTCGGCGCCAGCGCCGAGGGCCTGGAGGTGTTGAGCGAGGGCGAGTGGCTGCCGATCACCACCGAGGGCGATGCCATCGTGGTCAACATCGGCGACATGCTGCAGCGGCTGACCAACCACGTGTATCCGTCGACCTCGCACCGCGTGGTCAACCCGCAGAACGAGAACGCGCGCAAGCCGCGCTACTCGGTGCCGTTCTTCCTGCACCCGAACCCCGACGTGGTGCTCGACCCGCTGCCTCAATGCGTGACGCCGGACAACCCGAGCCGATACGACACATCGCTGACCTCGCACGAATACCTGATGCAGCGGCTGCGCGAGATCAAGCTGATCTGA